DNA sequence from the Pedobacter sp. W3I1 genome:
TTTAAAAATAGATTCAGTAGATAAGCCAGTAAACATTACACGTGGCTCTGGTAATTCCTCTAAACGGATCTGATATTGATTAATCCAATCGGCATAAGGGCTTTTACCACACACTTCTTCTTTTATTTCGTTATCGCTGATAATTCTGCCTTGCTCCATATCAACAACGAACATTTTACCAGGCGTTAAACGGCCTTTTTCGATTACTGTACTTTGATCGATGGCTAATGCACCAGCCTCTGAACCCATAATAACACGGTCATCAGAAGTAATGGCATAACGGGAAGGACGAAGACCGTTACGATCTAAAGTAGCACCAATTAATTTACCATCGGTAAAAGCAATCGCTGCAGGTCCATCCCATGGTTCCATCAAAGTCGCATGGAATTCGTAGAATGCCCTTTTAACAGGATCCATATCTTCGTTACCATCCCATGCCTCTGGCACCAACATCATTAATACATGAGGCAGGGTTCTTCCAGCGTGAAGTAACAATTCAATAACATTATCTAAACAGCCTGAATCTGAATTGGTTTCATCAATAACAGGCAGTAACATATCCAGTTCTTCAGGTGTAAAGTAAGCAGAAGCAAAAGACTTAACGCCTGCTCTAAACCAGTTTAAATTTCCTTGCAAGGTGTTAATCTCACCATTATGTGCAATAAAGCGGAATGGTTGGGCTAACCGCCATGAAGGGAAAGTATTGGTAGCAAAACGGGAGTGAACTAAACCTAAAGCAGAAACCATGCGCTTATCGGTAAGATCGGTAAAATAGGTACGGACCTGTAATGAAGTAAGCTGACCTTTATATATAATGGTTTGCGCTGAAAGCGAAACAATATAAAAATCTTTACCACCGTGAACGGTGTTTACGATCAGTTTAATCAGGTAGTTTTTAAAAATATAAAGTTTACGTTCGAAATCTGCGCCTGGCGCTACCGCATACGGACGGGCAATAAATACCTGCTCAATTTCTGGTTCAACAGAAAGGGCCATATTGCCAATATCTGTTGTATCAACATCAACTTTTCTAAAACCTAGAATTTCCAGGCCTAGTTTTTCGGCGGCACGGTAAATCAATTCTCTGCACTCTTCTCTTGATCTGATATCCTTTGGCATAAATAACATACCTACACCATAATTATTGGTTTCAGGCAGGCTAAAGCCAGCTTTTAAACATTCGTCATAAAAAAATTCGTGAGGAATCTGAATCATAATACCTGCACCATCGCCTGTATTTGGTTCTGCTCCACATGCCCCTCTATGATCTAGATTCTCTAAAATAGTAAGTGCATCAGAGATGATTTGATGCGATTTTCGCCCTTTCACATGTGCAACGAACCCAATACCGCAGGCATCGTGTTCAAATTGCGCATCGTACAATCCACTGTTTGGTTCCATTCTTTGCTCGTTAGTTGTTAGTGTATAGGAAACACTAAGATACGAAAAACAAATTTTAAATTACAGAGTTGACACGCTTTTTAGAAAAATTTTAGTCCTTAAGTAATTTAAAGCATTTTAATTAAAAAAATGATAATAATAGCGATAAATATTTATCAAATTTATAATGGTAATATTATACAATAAATTCACTTTTTCCGCTAAAATCCAGCCTAAAACGTTTTATTTATTGATTTATTTATGAATATTTTATTTATATATAAATATTGTGCTCGAAATATTGCTCATCTTGTATTTCCTTCTATTATCTAAAAATACACATTTTAATTTTATTAATTTATTAATCAGCCACATAGCCTAAAAGAGAAAAAAAAATACAAAAATGCATTTCGCGGAACAACTTCTTTTTCTACCTTTGTGGCCGGGCAAGTCTTTTACGACCAGCTCCCTTTGAACTCCCCCAGGGTGGGAACACAGCAAGGGTAGAAGGTTGTAGCGGTGCGATAGAAGGTGCTTGCCCTTTTTTTCTTTTCCCTTAATCCCCTGAAGGGGGAATTAAATTCTTCAGGGTTCAATCATAGAAACTCAAATATTTAAGAATTTATAACCATGAAATTTTTTATTGACACAGCAAATCTTGATCAAATCAAAGAGGCGCAAGACTTAGGCGTTTTAGATGGCGTAACCACCAACCCTAGCTTAATGGCTAAAGAAGGTATTACAGGTGAGCAAAATGTAATTAACCATTATAAAGCGATTTGCGATATCGTTGATGATAACGTAAGTGCTGAAGTAATTGCAACCACTTTCGATGAGATTATTAAAGAAGGTGAAGCTTTAGCGGCCTTAAACCCGAAAATCGTAGTAAAAGTTCCAATGATTAAAGATGGCGTTAAAGCCATTAAATATTTCTCTTCAAAAGGAATTAAAACAAACTGTACTTTAATTTTCTCTGCCGGACAGGCTTTATTGGCTGCCAAAGCAGGAGCTACTTACGTTTCTCCATTTTTAGGTCGTTTAGATGATATTTCTAGCGATGGTTTGTCTTTAATTGAAGATATCAGAACTATTTTTGATAACTACGGTTACGAAACTCAGATTTTAGCGGCATCCATCCGTGGACCATTGCACATTGTAAACTGTGCTAAATTAGGTGCTGATGTAATTACTGCACCATTAGCTGCAATTGTTGGTTTATTAAAACACCCGTTAACCGATAGCGGTTTAGCTACATTTTTAGCTGACCACGCTAAAGCAGCCGGGAAATAGAATAAAATAAGTCGAAAGTCTTTAGTCCTAAGTCTTGAGTCGGGTTTCCGGTTTAAGACTTAGGATTTTTTGTTTGTGGGCATCTTACGAAATCTCAAAGGGTTTGGACGTTGTAGGATTTTGTAAGTATGAGGTGGGAAAAGCGTATTAGAATTTCAGAAGCTTCTGACTTACGAAGTTATTCATCCGCTCCTTCCCTTTCTAAACTTCGTATTCATTGCGAAATTTCTTTTTTGGAGCGCAAAAACAGTGCTCGTAGGTACCTGTAGTCCTGCTTTCCATTATATTCCGGTGAATTTTCGATAAAGACAAATTAGTCGGATACCGGAATGCCATTTCAATCAGGTCTAGGTGGCAGTAATAAAAGTTCTTTTTCCAGTTCGGAATTCCGTAAAATGAATTATGCGTTAACGATGGAAACGGCATCCTTTTTGGCTATCATCCTGAGGGGTAATTAGTTGTATAAAAATCAATATGAATGGCTGAGAAGTTAAAGGAGATAGCTCCCTCAAACTATCGTCATTTCGAGCGGAGTGCAACGCAGTCGAGAAATCTGCCTAGATAGATCTCTCCGTTTCGCTGCGCTTCAGTCGATGTGACGACACTTTTTATCGAAGTCTGTCAATGATAGCGGTTAGAATTTTTAAATACAAGGGAGGGTTGATGATAGATTTGTAACTGTTGTATGTAAACGCTTATTATCAGTTAAATAAAGCTGTCGTTGATTGGGATGCGCAAGTTTAGTAAAGAAAGCGTAATCGAAATCCGCAGGCTAGGGCTGACTAAGTTTTATCCGCTCCTTCCCTTTCTAAACTTTGCAAGTCATCGCGTTATGCTGCGTTAACGATGGAAACGGCATCCTTTTTGGCTGTCATCCTGAGGGGTAATTAGTTGTATAAAAATCAATATGAATGGCTGAGAAGTTAAAGGAGATAGCTTCCTCAAACTATCGTCATTTCGAGCGGAGTGCAACGCAGTCGAGAAATCTGCCTAGATAGATCTCTCCGTTTCGCTGCGCTTCTGTCGAGATGACGACGCTTTTTATTGAAGTCTGTAAATGATAGCGGTTAGAATTTTTAAATACAAGGGAGGGTTGATGATAGATTTGTAACTGTTGTATGTAAACGCTTATTATCAGTTAAATAAAGCTGTTGTTGATTTGGATGCGCAAGTTTAGTAAAGAAAGCGTAATCGAAATCCGCAGGCTAGGGCTGACTAAGTTTTATCCGCTCCTTCCCTTTCTAAACTTTGCAAGTCATCGCGTTATGCTGCGTTAACGATGGAAACGGCATCCTTTTTGGCTGTCATCCTGAGTGGTAATTAGTTGTATAAAAATCAATATGAATGGCTGAGAAGTTAAAGGAGATAGCTCCCTCAAACTATCGTCATTTCGAGCGGAGTGCAGCGCAGTCGAGAAATCTGCCTGGATAGATCTCTCCGTTTCGTTGCGCTTCAGTCGAGATGACGACCGATTTTAAATCGTAGTCGAAGGACAGCCAAAAAGATATAGTGTACAGCGTGTTAAAACGCCCAAATGATAATGCCTTGGTTAATAGTCTTGATCCATAAATCAATGTAACTCTGGACTTAGAACTTTTTATGCACCCTAAAAGGAGCTCTAGACTAAAGACTCACGACTAAGGACTTCCTTTATTTTCTCGTAACTAATCTGCTCATCTGGTTCGATCAGGATGCCCTTTACCCCTGCCCCATTTGCCGCTTCCACATCTCTGGGCTTATCGCCGATCATAATAGATTGCGCCGGGTCAATATCGTACAGAGCAATGGCATCTAAAATCATTCCCGATGCTGGTTTTCTGCATTTGCATTCGCCGCCAACGGTTGGGTGGTGCGGACAGTAGTAAAAAGCTTTAATATCAGCTCCTTTAGCTACAAAAGCATTTTTCAATAGCTGGTGCATGGTACCCAATTCTTCTTCTGTATAGCGCTTTAAAGCAATGCCACCTTGGTTGGTAATCACGATCAGCAGATAACCTTCGTCGAATAGTTTTTTTAATACGGGGATCTGGTATTCTAATATTTCAAAATCTTCAACACGGCAGATGTAATCGTATATTTCGTGATTAAGTACACCATCGCGGTCGAGAAAAATAGCTTTGTTCATTATTGAGATATGAGTATTGTGATATAAGTATCAAGATTTGAGTATTGAATATCAAGATTCAACCTCGTTTATAATTTTGCCAAAATAACTGAAAATTAATCGCAAAAGAAAGCCCAATCTAATTAAAGATCGGGCTTAATCATAAAATTTATTTGGTTTTGGTTATTTCAAATTCAATCCTGCTTTGTGGCCTTTTATGGCAAAAAAGAGAATATATAAGTAACAAGGTAATACCGTTAAAAGATAGGCCATTTGAAAGTTAACATGTAATTTTTCATTTAAGAAAGCGTACAATAATGGCATTAAAGCCCCGCCTGCAATACCCATAATCATAATAGCCGAACCGATTTTGGTGAATTTACCCAGGTGACTAATCCCCAGCGGGAAAATTGCCGGCCACATGAGTGAATTGGCTAAACCCAATAAGGCAACAAAAATTACAGCAAACCAACTCGAAATGGCAAAAGATAAAATGGTAAATATGATCCCTAAAATAGCACAAATTCTAAGGGCTTTTTGTTGAGAGATGTATTTTGGAATGGTAATGATGCCAATGATATAACCAATTAACATACTAAAAAGGGTAATGGAGGTTAATTTCCCACTAATCTCTGCGCTAATGCCTAACTCGCGACCATAAATGCCAATAATATCACCCGCCATAACCTCTGCGCCTACATAAACAAAAATACAAAGTGCGCCCAGGAATAAGTGTGGAAACTGAAAGATGCTTGTATGTTTTACCACTTCTCCTTTGCTTTCGTCGATCACATCTTCTTCTACCTCAACTTCAGGAAGGTTAGTGAATTTAATAAAAATGGCAAAAAGGCAGAAAACGATTGCTAAAACAATGTACGGCATATTTACACGGCCTAAAACATCATTTAATAACTGCTCGTGAACAGCGCCGGTAGCCGCTTTGATCTGTTTCTCCACTTCTGAAGCGTTTTTCAAAAACAGACTGCCCATTATCAAAGGCACTATCATTCCGGCAAACTTATTACAGATACCTGCAATACTGATCCGTTTTGCAGCACTTTCAATTGGGCCAATAATGGTTAAGTAAGGATTTGATGCCGTTTGTAGCAAAGCCAATGCCGCCCCCTGAACAAAAATGCCGGTTAAAAACAATCCAAAGGTTCTGGTTTGGGCTGCCGGTATAAATATCAATGAACCCAGGCCTAAAATTACCAAACCTAAAACAATTCCATTTTTAAAACCAACTTTCTTCAGTATCCACGATGATGGCAGCGCTAAAAAGAAGTAAGCCATGTATGATGCAAAGGTTACAAAGAATGCCTGTAAATTTGATAAGCCGAAAGATAATTTAAAGAAAGGAATTAAGGTTCCGTTTGCCCAGGTTACAAAGCCAAAAATAAAGAATAGGGCACAGATAATAATAAGTGGTTTCGGCCCTTGCGTTTGACCTGGTTTTGTTGTTTGTTGCATAAAGTTTGGTTCAGTTTAATTTGTTCGGACCAAACTAAACAATAATATCTGATAAAATATGGGTCAAACGTTTGCGTGATTTTAATTTTAACTAAAAAGGGCTTTAATTGGTGCTCACGCACCTAAAACCGGTATGTTCTAAGCCGGTATCAACAGAAGTTTTCATCCTGGAGGTTACCCGGTAACCTTTACAATAAGAAGCGTTACACATAAAAGAACCGCCCCTTACCACCTTTTTAGGTACAGTTGGTTCCATGGGATCGTAGCTATCTGACGGGCCTTTAGGGTTATTGCTCAACCCTGAAAGCGTGCTATAATAATCTGGTCGGTACCAATCGCTGCACCACTCCCACACGTTGCCCGCCATATCGTAAAGCCCGTAACCATTCGGCTTAAATTTTTTCACTGCAGCTAAACCATTAAAACCATCCCAATTGGTATTTTTAACCGGAAAGCTCCCCTGCCAGGTATTGGCCTTTACTTTGCCTTTCTCTATATCTTCATTCCCCCATGGATATTTTTCATTTTTCAGTGCACCTCTTGCCGCATGCTCCCACTCTGCTTCTGTGGGTAAACGTTTACCCGACCATTTACAATAGGCCATGGCGTCATCCCAGGATACATGTACAACCGGGAAGTTTTCTTTTCCATTGATATCGCTGTTAGGGCCAT
Encoded proteins:
- the fsa gene encoding fructose-6-phosphate aldolase, whose amino-acid sequence is MKFFIDTANLDQIKEAQDLGVLDGVTTNPSLMAKEGITGEQNVINHYKAICDIVDDNVSAEVIATTFDEIIKEGEALAALNPKIVVKVPMIKDGVKAIKYFSSKGIKTNCTLIFSAGQALLAAKAGATYVSPFLGRLDDISSDGLSLIEDIRTIFDNYGYETQILAASIRGPLHIVNCAKLGADVITAPLAAIVGLLKHPLTDSGLATFLADHAKAAGK
- a CDS encoding formylglycine-generating enzyme family protein; amino-acid sequence: MYRFLSALFFLPLLFILSCQSNHAKEEEKAKHRQDSLASCEKNMPSRFGAVKDSSSFASNSKVSHEGMILIPAGEFAMGASDKEGRDDEYPQHQVKVSSFWMDATEVTNASFKKFVDATGYMTTAERKPDWEEMKKQLPAGTPKPPDSVFVAASLVFYQPKSVTTLNDASQWWRWVKGANWKHPHGPNSDINGKENFPVVHVSWDDAMAYCKWSGKRLPTEAEWEHAARGALKNEKYPWGNEDIEKGKVKANTWQGSFPVKNTNWDGFNGLAAVKKFKPNGYGLYDMAGNVWEWCSDWYRPDYYSTLSGLSNNPKGPSDSYDPMEPTVPKKVVRGGSFMCNASYCKGYRVTSRMKTSVDTGLEHTGFRCVSTN
- a CDS encoding HAD family hydrolase; translation: MNKAIFLDRDGVLNHEIYDYICRVEDFEILEYQIPVLKKLFDEGYLLIVITNQGGIALKRYTEEELGTMHQLLKNAFVAKGADIKAFYYCPHHPTVGGECKCRKPASGMILDAIALYDIDPAQSIMIGDKPRDVEAANGAGVKGILIEPDEQISYEKIKEVLSRESLV
- a CDS encoding sugar MFS transporter, with the translated sequence MQQTTKPGQTQGPKPLIIICALFFIFGFVTWANGTLIPFFKLSFGLSNLQAFFVTFASYMAYFFLALPSSWILKKVGFKNGIVLGLVILGLGSLIFIPAAQTRTFGLFLTGIFVQGAALALLQTASNPYLTIIGPIESAAKRISIAGICNKFAGMIVPLIMGSLFLKNASEVEKQIKAATGAVHEQLLNDVLGRVNMPYIVLAIVFCLFAIFIKFTNLPEVEVEEDVIDESKGEVVKHTSIFQFPHLFLGALCIFVYVGAEVMAGDIIGIYGRELGISAEISGKLTSITLFSMLIGYIIGIITIPKYISQQKALRICAILGIIFTILSFAISSWFAVIFVALLGLANSLMWPAIFPLGISHLGKFTKIGSAIMIMGIAGGALMPLLYAFLNEKLHVNFQMAYLLTVLPCYLYILFFAIKGHKAGLNLK